ACAATATGTGCCAGAAATGAAATGACAAGTAGTACTACCAATAGCCATTCCGGCAATGGCAAATCCAATGGTATATCTCTTGGTACAGGAGTGGTTGCCTGCAAAAAGTAAAGCATGCCTGCGTTTGATTTTAATGAAATAATTTGTTTAACTATTGGTCTGCAAGTTTTTTCTCCTGCGTTTTTTCTTCCTGTTGTTTTTCCATAACAGTCCTGGCAGCTTCCATATCATTGAGCTTATTAACGGTTACTCCTTCTGTTTGTGCTCCTTCCAATACTTCTTTTGTTTCCTGCACATATTTGATATATGCTACAAGTGCTTTCAGCTCCTGTTTATTACCAGGGAAAGGTGGCATATAGGTACGTGCATTGTGCATAGTTGGAATATAAGCTTCCATTGCGTTTTCGCTCAATGGTTTGCCGAATCCATACATCCGCTCAAATACATAAGTAATAGAATTGACGCCCTGTGTGGTATGGCAGCGGCTGCAAGAGAGCATGAAAACATTACGGCCTGCTTCAATTTTATTATCAGCTGTTACTTCCGGTGTACTGGTATAGGTTGCATATTTGAGGATACCGTCTTTTTTATACAACGGATAGTCTTCTTCTTTAAGCAGATTGCTATACATATAGCCTCCAATGACGTATGGTTTCCGGATGAACTCTCTGACACGTTCAAAAATGCCAAGAAATCCAAAGGAGATGATGCAGGCAACCAGTGCTACCGGAAACCTCATCCACCCTGATTTTAGTAATCCCAGTAATGCCAGCAGCAATACCACTACTATTGCAACGAGTATCACATATTGCAACAGGTTATAGTATTGTGAAAAGTCAATAGTGCCAATGGCCGTACTCATATTTGCCTTCATGGCAGTAGGCATCACCCTATAATAATTAATAGCGCCGGCGAGTGAAAAGGGGGCCCAACAAAGTATCCAGGCAGATGCTGACCGCACAGCTTTTTTCCTCATGTCTGTTCCGGTTGTTGTAAACAGGGTGATCAGCATGAGGCCAAATACCCCACCGATCAGCATAGCTGTAGGTGTACGGAACATTAACTGTGGCAGATAAATCGGGTTTGTAAAACCATTAAGCAGGCTATGATGCGTTTTCCAGTTACCGGGATCCATCATAAAGCTGAGAATGGATACAATAATTGCCATGGTTATCCAGGAAAATATAGATAAGAACCAGCCAAATCTGATGTGCCTGAGTTTGGAAGTCAATGATTTATTTGCATTATTCCAGGTGAGGAAATAAATAACAATCAATATTACTTCTGTTACAAACACCAGCCATTCGGTGAACCATGCCCAGTAGAAAACCCTGATGAGACTACCTATAGATGCAGGACTAACCAGTGCTACAGAGAACCAGATGCCAACGCCGGTCATAGCGCCCAGGGTGGTAGTAATGATGAAGCCAACTTTCATCATTTTGTACACCATTTTATCCCAGTTTGCATCTGTAATTTCTCCGGTATCACTATTTTTTACGCCCTTCTGTTCCAACCATGTCACTAATGGAATGAAACCGACAGCGAGGCCATGATTAATAAGCACATGAATGATGGCAATCATGGCTATCAAAAAACGATCGTTTAGCCAATCGAGATGAAATAATGGGAAATCCATACTAATCTGATATTTATTTCACAAAGTTCGTAATATCATTACATGTCCAGTTCTGATTAAAGGGACGAGTGTATAGATATTGAATACTTTACATTTTCATTTTCAACACTAACGTTTTCAAATTCGTTACTCTGCTTTTTCATGATCATGGCTCTGATAAAAAAGCAAACTAAAAGACATATAAAGAGTAACAGCGCTACACGGTTGATGAAATAGATATATCCTATTGCTTTTTGATTA
This Chitinophaga sancti DNA region includes the following protein-coding sequences:
- a CDS encoding c-type cytochrome, which codes for MDFPLFHLDWLNDRFLIAMIAIIHVLINHGLAVGFIPLVTWLEQKGVKNSDTGEITDANWDKMVYKMMKVGFIITTTLGAMTGVGIWFSVALVSPASIGSLIRVFYWAWFTEWLVFVTEVILIVIYFLTWNNANKSLTSKLRHIRFGWFLSIFSWITMAIIVSILSFMMDPGNWKTHHSLLNGFTNPIYLPQLMFRTPTAMLIGGVFGLMLITLFTTTGTDMRKKAVRSASAWILCWAPFSLAGAINYYRVMPTAMKANMSTAIGTIDFSQYYNLLQYVILVAIVVVLLLALLGLLKSGWMRFPVALVACIISFGFLGIFERVREFIRKPYVIGGYMYSNLLKEEDYPLYKKDGILKYATYTSTPEVTADNKIEAGRNVFMLSCSRCHTTQGVNSITYVFERMYGFGKPLSENAMEAYIPTMHNARTYMPPFPGNKQELKALVAYIKYVQETKEVLEGAQTEGVTVNKLNDMEAARTVMEKQQEEKTQEKKLADQ